One window of Drosophila busckii strain San Diego stock center, stock number 13000-0081.31 chromosome 3L, ASM1175060v1, whole genome shotgun sequence genomic DNA carries:
- the LOC108598834 gene encoding serpin B4-like, translated as MQNVLISPLAIEEGLLQLYIGAEGNTAEQLKHFLQLDGSTKREVLDWYHTWRQRLEKPPANELSIASRLFAAKEIGILPEYETELKRIFDVTVGSVNADDSVKTATIVNNWITRQTHNHIDSLLYGTEDVGLMAVVGVVYFKGFWANCFDKFSNSQRNFYTLSNAGGYENAKVETMQVVGKFKVAEHPEIDASSIQIPYNSSSISMTIYVPNAINGLDRIIAKLEEWPNHEIAAKVQPTLLKLYLPKFKLETTMDMLPALKSLGVRELAKHPNFSSMTRFGKPKIEKFWHKSKLEVDEVGVQAANARASPYNKDKSPEEFTVDRPFIFFIQDDERVYFAGRVGDPRSAYQKNANAEFTI; from the exons ATGCAAAATGTTCTCATTTCACCGCTGGCCATTGAGGAAGGACTATTGCAGTTGTACATTGGCGCCGAGGGAAATACTGCAGAGCAGCTAAAACATTTTCTGCAACTCGATGGTTCGACGAAACGTGAAGTCTTGGATTGGTATCATACGTGGCGCCAGCGACTCGAAAAGCCACCAGCTAATGAGTTAAGCATTGCTAGTCGATTGTTTGCTGCCAAGGAAATAGGCATATTGCCCGAATACGAAACGGAGCTGAAAAGAATATTCGATGTGACTGTTGGATCTGTAAACGCTGATGATAGCGTGAAGACCGCAACTATTGTGAACAATTGGATTACAAGACAGACCCACAATCACATTGACAGCTTGCTCTATGGCACCGAAGACGTTGGTTTGATGGCTGTCGTTGGTGTTGTCTATTTCAAAGGATTTTGGGCAAATTGCTTTGACAAATTCTCAAATTCACAGCGGAATTTTTATACGCTATCAAATGCCGGTGGCTATGAGAATGCTAAAGTGGAAACTATGCAAGTGGTGGGTAAATTCAAAGTGGCCGAGCATCCTGAAATTGATGCAAGTAGTATACAAATTCCCTATAACAGTTCGAGCATATCAATGACTATTTATGTGCCCAATGCCATAAACGGCCTTGATAGGATCATTGCAAAGTTAGAAGAATGGCCAAATCACGAAATTGCAGCGAAAGTGCAACCAACGCTACTTAAGCTCTATTTGCCAAAGTTTAAGCTGGAGACCACGATGGATATGCTGCCTGCTTTAAAGTCATTGGGTGTACGCGAGTTAGCTAAGCATCCAAATTTTTCATCTATGACGCGCTTTGGTAAACCGAAGATTGAAAAATTCTGGCACAAGTCAAAGCTTGAGGTGGATGAAGTTGGAGTTCAGGCTGCCAATGCTAGAGCCAGTCCATATAATAAAG ATAAGTCACCCGAGGAGTTCACTGTGGATCGTccgtttatattttttatacaagaTGACGAGCGAGTTTACTTTGCTGGACGTGTGGGCGACCCAAGAAGTGCTTACCAGAAAAATGCAAACGCTGAATTCACcatataa